The stretch of DNA agttttttttataattttagtatactTTATGTATTTAATGCTCCAAAATATTTTCTGAACATCTGTCATtcataaaatgaaatatgaataaaagaaaCTTCTACTGTTGAGATAGTTTGTCAAACAACTTTTATTGTGATATTTCAAATGATAAAATACGAGATTTTGGTTTTAAGAAGGAATCATTGATGTATTTTTAGAATTATAATAACTACTTAACTCTAGAGTTATTTGATGCAGCTAAAGTTGAAGGTTCTTCCTTTgtactaatttagaaatttttggTTCGGATAAAGTTGTAGGTTCTCAATTTCTTTTTGATTGGAAATCTTTTTAGGTTGAAGTGATGAATAAAGCaagtacaaataaaattttataatgatattttgattatttaaagtAAATCGAAAGAGATGACGGAGATATCTTGTCTCAAGGAATGAAGGTTAAGAGTAAATGCTCAGTTTGAGgtatttataagataatttgGATAAAGTTATTGAGTTCTTTTTTTGGTGAAACTTTTAAGTCATGGGAAATATGATGAAATCTCAAACCCATTACCAACGAGAGAAGTTGTAGGTACAAATATTATTGGGCTTTTAAGGGTTaggaaaaaatttcattttattcttcGGTAATGTCTTTTTGAGTTGTGAAGAGTGTTTTATGTTACACCTAATTCACTAtagaaattacaaaatcaaGAGTAAGAGTTTAGTTAGCTCATACTGAATAGACTCAAGAAGTATTATGGATGGTAGGAGAAAAACTTAATATTCATTCCGTGAAATCTTGCCACCAAAATATCCAAATTAGACATTTGTGTTGTAAACTTTGATGTTAACATTATTGGACCTCTAATGCATGGTTTGAAGGAGAGATTGAGGTTTTCTTAAAAGTATTCCTAAGTCAAACTAAATGTAAAGTACTgttcatatataattaaaataacaaaatttgtattatacTAAACTTTATAAGAAAATGATGATTTAGTGATAAAATTGGAAGGAAAGATAGAAGAAGTTGTTGGTTCAACTCTCTCTACTAACAATTTGGAAAtatacactagtgcagaattcccattttacctcgccttatatgcctcggttggctaggaaccgaagcatataatggcgcggtggcatttttgcaattacagccaagttttaggcctcggttctccaaatacccgaagccaaagaggggtataggccgcggttcgctcaaaaccggtgccaaagaggtGTTTAGGCCTCGGTCCAtcaggacccgaagccaaaaagtggctggaagtcagggtataggcctcggtccaaggagaaccggtgccaaaaggggtcaatggcttcggttcttctaacaaccgaagccatagggtttatttagggttcgaaAATCGCGAACCCTCTTCTTCCTCACCGCGCCAGCCTCtgcaactctctctctctctctgctgCCTCTCTCCGCTGCACCACACCTTCCGGCCAGTACAACCACCACGCGACCTCCTCCTCCGGCCACCATTTtgtgtctctctctctctcgcgcgctctctctctcgcgtgctctctctctctctattgtGGTTTCTATCGTTGGGACTTCCGGCAAGGGTGTTCCATTTTGATTTGATGCAGGAACGTCATGCAGGTTCAAATCTGGTGCTGCAATGAATTTGGTGCTGCAGGGATGGCGTTGCGGCAACGAAGATGCTGGTGCTTGGTGCTGATTTGTGGAGGTTCGTTCATGGTGTTGCTCGTCGCTGTTGTGCGTTGCAGGTGCGGTGGCTATGGTGGCGgagcttctcttctcctctggtGGCTGCTAGTGCGCGAGTATAGAGGCGCTGTTGTAGTGTAGTGGTGCGTGGAGAGAAGATGGAGGTGCTGCTCACGAACGGTGGCTGCTTGCGACGTTGACGCTGTAGTGCGAGGCTGATGGCAGTGGGAGGCGCTGAAATGGTGGTCCGGCGATGTGGCTTGTGCAGGTGCGTGGTGGTCGTGACTAGTGGTGGCTGCCGGCGAGAaggatggaggagatgatgatgtggcaatgtATGATTGGccagatttaaaaaaaagaagcccatatggcctcgggtgtacccaaaaccgaggccaaaggggtatcaaattaaaaaaaaaaaaaaagaagctcatatggcctcgggtggaacgtaaaaccgaggcagaaggggactctatggcttcggttcttaaccgaggcaaaaagctatgaccttttggcctcgccccaatatgcttcggttcccgaaTCGGTGCAGAATATTGaaaacaaccgctgccaaaggcccTTTCTGCACTGGTGATAAGGTTAGTTTAATGGGTTTGGAAAGAAATGTGAGAGAGTTTTTGAGTTCAACTCCCTCCATTATCAAATACTAACAATCTCTAAAAAGGTATTTGTTTTATCGAAAATATTATACAtcaatcataaatatttttattgaaaataaaattatatgttaaaaataaagtcaaatatgcttatagttttaaaattttgatcaaaaattagaatttgtcaatgtttcaaactttaatacaatttgACTTTacactttaaaaatgaattgatataatcattttaatccaacgacattaatttcttttgtatGTATTAAACAACGTTTCAGATTGACAATTGACATTTGAGGTGGAACCTCATCCTCATTTGAGTCAAAAACATTTAACTCAATTAAATTAGAAAGACTATATATCAAACTGTATCAAAATTTGTAACACAGTTAAATCTCAATTTCATGTCgaagtttaagaactaaaaacatatttaaacctaaaaatatttatcctcaaaaactttaattcataaatttatacatttaaatataatattattaatagttgtgattaaaaattatttattgaaaaatactCGTGGAGTATATCCTCTCGCAAACTCAACAACTTCCTTTTACACAAAAAATCAAGTGTATATGTTATCATTTATGATGCATGGATACGATATGTGTATCAGATACAACACATATATGATATGttgatatgtttattttaagaataagaaaatacagagggtatatgatatatgcatattgaaaagtgtacaaaaattctaaaaaacatgataaatatattattgttattattatgaatccaaattaaaattatatattaaacgttatcaaaataaaaatttataaattattatcataataaaaatactaatgttTTATAGATTAAATACTTCATTGGAagtatcaataaattattttaaagtatccAACCCAAATTGAAGTATGGATACATCATACATtcattaatgataataattatcactcattttattttgttctttttcgtGTTTTTAATTCGAACAATCTAGTTTTTCCTCTTCATAATTTAGTGATACTTAGTTATTATGATATCatgtttagaaataattttgataCCTCAAAAATGATAgaatctaaatttaatttaaggaACATGGGAATTATTATCATCAACATTATGTAAATGATGCATGTCCAAAAATAGTTAAAGCAAATGAAGAACAATTCTACTTTTAAAGCAAATaggaaagttattaattattactttgtCGACTTTAACGATAAGTATCCCTGTTGTCTCaataatcaaatcaaaattACTTGAGATGTTGGTAGAAATAATATCCTTAAAATGCATTAATCACCTCAATGTGAACTGCTGTTTGTTTCCCTTTGATACTTATAGTCtttgtaaaagaagaaaataatgagttaatgaaattaattcaattgAAAGTCGAATGATTAAATGAAATTCAAACTCATATGACTTGAAAGGAGaatgatttatttgtttataaccACTAAAGGGATCACAATAGGATGGACAAATGAAATGTTAATAAAGGAGACTTATTCATTGGAGAAACAACCTCTGTTAAAGAGACAATTTGTTGAACAAGTTtgtctttctttattttaatcttccaaataataaaatgtctttccaaaatcttattttattgtcTTTTCTTATGttccattttaaattattacttctccatatatttttcttatatatctCTACCACTAAAACTCGTTATTTGAATCATTTATTTCATTCAAGACTCTTCAGGATCCCTAACTTAAATTTGGAATATCTTTTTATAACTCTAATATCCTCCTTTACAAGTCTCAACTTCCATTTTTCCaacaaaatcatgttaaaaaCTTTCAAATTCTTCATTCCATTTCTATTGGTATTGATTTTACTGATGTCTAACTTTACCTATGCAATTTTCCTTCTTTCTTGACCTCATGTCATAACAAGTccctttgtattttttttttttacttattttttctaCATTAACGGCATcttgaacaaaattaattagTATGGAGGAATGGTAGATGAGAATAACTCTACCCACAAATTATGAGCGGATAATAATTATGATTCAACTCTATATAGATAGATAATTAATGACTATAATACcatcttaaaaaaatacacTCTATAAACATTTACattaatgaatcaattttgtgaaattaaatcaaattttaaatggatCATGTTAATAAATGTTGCAACTTGGAAATTAgtccatatatttttaatatattttttctatgataaaatttgttttgattcCTTATtccttacaaaattattttatcccAATAATAGTTTGTTTAATGAATCTTTACTATagataaaatacttttttaggaaaaaaaaaacttatatccAATGTCCTGAGTATTGCATGTGTTGCTTTTCAATTACGTTTAAAATTTCACTGAAGTAGTACTCTAAAGTGGTTGttccttttatttctttagtTCTTTTAGGTTTAGTAAATACAGATATCATTTCACATgtgaatattatattatatttatgatattcACATTTAACTCTTTTCACtgtaatttttcaataattgatGTTTTTTTAGGTTATATTTGACAGTCCTAGGCCCGTTTGAAGACCTTGTGCCTACTGCCCTCACTACCCACGCAAGAGTTGGTAACGATAGAATAAATGCATATATAGGTTACATTAACAGGAGTAAATGCACTCAAGAAATTTTGGTGCTCTCATTGTGACAGACTCCACTTACAAAGTCAAAGAGCACTTGGCAAATTTACTATTAAGTTTCTACAAGTACAGTGTGGAAAAAATTCAGTCAATATTTAGTCTACACGTTAAGTTTTAAGTTATGTAATGATTGATCTGACCTGTTCTTGTGGAAGAAACAAAAGCAATAGTATCACCACTACCTTTCATCTAACCTTAGTGCTTCAACAACTAACATACACTATGGATTACTTCAACATGATTTTAAGGATGCTCATAAAAAAACGTAAGACCACATCCTACTATGTTCAAAACAATGGCTGTAATTCTATTCATGTTCATTCTCAGTGTTGTTTCACAGAACTTAGTGCACATGATGCCACGTACAGTTGCTCTCTCTTTGAGTTCAGAGAGTGACAAGCTGGCTTTACTTGCTTTGAAGCTTAAGCTTACCAAAGGAGTGCCTAATGCTCTTCCATCGTGGAACAGCTCTTTGCATGTCTGTGAATGGAAGGGTGTTGCATGCGGACAACGCCACATGAGAGTCTCCGTCTTGCACTTGGAAAATCAAACATGGGGTGGCACTCTTGGACCATCTTTGGGAAATCTAAGCTTCCTCACAACCCTCATTCTTTACAACATCGACTTGTATGGGGAAATTCCCACACAAATTGGACAACTAAAGAGGTTGCAGCTTCTTGATTTGAGCCACAACAACCTAAATGGTCAGATTCCTACACACCTTACCAACTGCTCTAAACTTGAGGTCATTAGCTTGTTGGAAAATAAACTCACTGGAAAAATTCCCTCCTGGTTTGGAAGTGGATCCATGACACGGCTAAAACAGTTGTTTCTTGGTGCCAATGATCTAGTTGGTACCATCCCACCTTCCTTGGGGAATCTTTCATCCCTTCAAAATATCTCAGTTAAAGGAAATCATTTGGTGGGAAGTATACCACATGTTTTGGGTcaattatcaaatttgaaaaaactgGATCTTGGTTCAAATAGTTTGTCAGGAGTAGTCCCTTATTCTCTTTATAATCTTTCCGGTATTCAAAGTCTTGCTCTCGATGAAAACCAGTTATCTGGGACTTTTCCGTCAAAAATGCAACTTGTTTTTCCAAACCTTAGAGCATTCTTGGTTGGAGGGAACCAGTTCAATGGAACTTTCCCGTCTTCAGTATTCAACATCACTGGATTGGAAAAGTTTGATATCTCCTCAAATGGTTTTAGTGGGTCAATTCCTCCCACTCTGGGAACCTTAAATAAACTTCAGCTGTTTCACATTGCTTACAATAGTTTTGGAAGTGGGAGAGCTCGTGATTTGGATTTCCTTTCATCATTAACAAATTGTACTCATTTGCGCATACTTATTTTGGATGGCAATGGATTTGGTGGTGACTTGCCACGTCTTATCGGAAATTTTTCTACCAACCTGAATATTCTTAGTATGGGGTCGAATCAAATATCTGGAACGATACCTGAAGGAATTTGGCAGCTAATCGGTTTGGCCGATATCACCATGCAAACTAATTATCTAGTGGGAACTGTTCCAGATTCAATTGTAAGGCTTAAAAATCTAGTACGATTGGACCTAGCAGAAAACAAATTGTCTGGTAATATTCCTACTGCCATTGGCAATCTTACTATGTTGTCTGAACTTTATCTGTACAGAAACAGATTCGTTGGAGACATTCCATTAACCCTTAAATACTGCATGCGAATGCAGACAATTGGTGTTTCCACCAACAACTTGAATGGGGATATCCCTAATCAAACCTTTGGCAATTTTGAAGGTTTGACAAAGCTTGACTTATCCTACAATTCTTTCACTGGTTCCATCCCTTCAGACATTGGAAACTTGAAGCACCTTTTCGGTTTGTATCTTCGTGGAAACAAATTGTCTGGTGAATTACCCCAAGAGCTTGGCGCTTGTTACGGGTTAACAGAGCTTGCATTGGAGAGTAACTTCTTCCGCGGAAGCATACCGTCGTTCTTGGGCTCTTTAGGATCCCTTGAATTCCTAGACCTTTCTAACAATAACTTCTCAAGCACAATCCCTGTTGAACTACAAAAGTTGAGTTATTTGAATGCTTTGAACTTGTCTTTTAACCATCTTTATGGTGAGGTTCCCACAGGAGGTGTCTTTAATAATGTTACAGAAATTTCACTCATTGGAAATAAGGATCTTTGTGGCGGGATACCTCAACTGAAGCTTCCTGCATGCTCTAAGTTGTCCTCAAAGAAACACAAGTGGTCTTTTAAAACGAAACTCATCCTCATCATTGCAATTGTCGTTGGAGTGGGTTTGGTTACTTCAACACTGTTTATCAGCATCTATTTGTTCAGAAAAAGGCCCATAACACCCAAAACACCATCGACTTCATGTTCTCATAAAAACAAGTACGTGAAGGTTTCTTATGGAGATCTGCATAAAGCAACCAATGGATTTTCTTCATCCAATTTGGTAGGTTCGGGAAGCTTTGGTTCTGTATATAGTGGATCTCTTCTCCCTTTCGAAACACCTATTGCTGTGAAGGTATTGAATCTTGAAATAGGTGGTGCATCAAAGAGTTTCGCAGCTGAGTGCAAGGCTCTAGGAAGGATCATGCATCGGAATCTTGTCAACATCTTGACTTGTTGTTCAAGTATTGATTATAACGGTAAAGATTTCAAGGCTATAGTTTTCGAGTTCATGCCTAATGGCACTCTAGAAAGTTTGCTGCACGACAAAGTAGAGCCCAAATCTAAAAATTTGAGTCTCAACCTTGATCTTGTGGTAAATATTGCTCTTGACGTTGCTAATGCATTGGATTATCTTCATCATGATTTTGAGGAAGCTGTGGTTCACTGTGATATTAAGCCAAGCAACGTTCTTCTTGATGATGAAATGGTTGCTCACTTGGGTGATTTTGGGTTAGCAAGGCTCCTTCATGTGGCGACGGGACATTCCAGCAGAGATGAGGTTAGTTCCTCTGCAATTAGAGGAACCTTTGGATATATTCCACCAGGTAAAGTGCTTCTCTATCCTTTAAAATGGTTACCTATGTTTgactatatttttatgtataatgtTGTTAAAGGGTATAGTTTATATAGTTTGGCGTAGATTttgttatatgtatttaatttgtTGCGATAACAAAAGAATGGTGGTGAAAACAGAGTACGGAACAGGTTGTCGAGTATCAGCTAAAGGAGATATGTACAGTTACGGAATTCTTGTGCTGGAGATGGTGACAGGAAGGAAACCAACAGATTCAATGTTTGGTGAGGGTCTAAGCCTACACAAATTCTGCGAAATGGCAATTCCAGAAGGAATCACTGAGATAGTAGATTCACGTTTGCTTGTGCCAAATGCTGCAGAAGGAAGAAAGGTTATGGAAAGCAAAATTAGAAAGTGTTTGGTTGCTTTAGCTAGGATTGGAGTTGGATGTTCTGCAGAATTACCTGTTGAGCGAATGGACATAAAAGATGTGGTATTGGAGCTGCACACAATCAAACAGAGTCTGTCACTGAGTCATTAGTTGCAAGTTTTTAAGTCTTAAGTCAATCACTACTATGTTTTCTTTCACATGTTACTGTCTTTTCAACTTTTTCAGTTTCTACTTAGTGGTGTAAATTGCTGCTCAAAAATGGGAAAGGTTTGGGAAAAAAGACCCTGGCACcgaaaatatttatgtatgtgCTTCCTAAAAGCCAAAAATCATGctgaataaaaatatgtatcttTTTCATTTGAAATATACTTATTACTTGCGGAATAAAAAAGTAAGattcaaatttcatatttatcaagcaccgaaaataaaaatatatataaaatttgacataggaaatgaaaataagcataataaaaTGTGCAACTTCACATCTTTGTTTGATCTTATTAAAAGTGAAATAGTATAATTGTGAATATCAATGTAACTCGGCAAATAaagaatacataaaaaaaaattgtgagatAAAGTTACCAAGAATACGTGTGATGCGTTCATGAGAGGAAACCTCGATACCTAAGGAACATGGGAATTATTATCATCAACATTATGTAAATGATGCATGTCTAAAAATAGTTAAAGCAAAAGAAGAACGATTCTACTTTTAAACCAAAATaagaaagttattaattattactttgtCGACTTTAACGATAAGTATCCCTGTtgtttcaataattaaatcaaaattacttGAGATGTTGGTAGAAATAATATccttaaaatgtattaatattgTCTTCCTCACTTTGTGAGGATAAATCACCGAGGTTTATTACCTCAATGTGAACAACTGGTGTTTCTTTTCCTTTGATATTTATAATCTTTGAAAAAGAGGAAAATAAtgagttaataaaattaattaaatgaaatttaaactcATATGACTTGAATGGACaatgatttatttgtttataaccACTAAAGAGATCGCAACAGGATCGACAAATGAAATGCTAATAAGGGACTTCGTTCATAGGAGAAATGACCTCTATTAATAAGACAATTTGTTGAACAAGTTtgtctttctttattttaatcttgtatataataaaatgtcttttcaaaatcttattttattattttttttatactcaatTTCAACTTATTAACAAATCACTTATCATTTTGTTCTCTCCTAATATCTTTCCACTACTAAAATcgttatttgaattttttacctCATCCAAGactttttagaatatttttttcataacttgGTATCCTCTTTTCTTTCCAAGTCTCAACTTCCATTTTCTcaataaattcatattaaacattttgaaattctttacTCCAAGATAATCCCCTTCATTGGTATTGGTTTTATTAACGGAGTCTCACTTTACCTATGTAATTTTTCTTGACCCTACTTCATAAAAAAGTccctttctatttgttttttaatttttttttctatattaacaTGTATCTTGAACAAAGATAAGTAGTACAGAGGAATGTAGATGATACGCTTTTTGAAAAGTAACTCTACCAACAAAATAATACTCATGATCATGTGagaccctttttttttctattttacacTCTGTCCTAAGGAAGGATTGGACCTGACTTTTTTAAGAGTCCAAGTTTAACCCACTTTGGAAACTCCAAGACCTTCTCAGAGTCACTTACTCTTCATTCTACCACTTTTTACAGAGAACAGTTTCTCCCCCTCCCTTGTAGTGTTgcaagagctctgctagggcaccaGCTTTTGCCTCCCGTAGCTAGTGAGTCATCCCTATTCGGAGCTGCCTGAGCTCATATCTCCGTATAAGTAGATCTCAACCTTCGTTTTTCCAGTTGTGTTGTGGTGGTCCTGCTTAGGATTCGTTCTTGTACTTGTAACTCTGTTTTGATTCAGGTGTCGATATATTTCAACTCCTTAATGTGTTCCTGGAGCTATGGTGCTCTTCCTTAAAGTTCAGTTTCGTTTAGCTAAGTCTCATTAAGGTAAGCGAAGCTAGGCTGtcacgttatttctattttatgcgattaatgttttgtgaaatatgagaaaagattgtggaaaatgttagtttttggtatatttctgagttaggggttcaaatattcatgaaattgTGATATTTGACCTTATTTCTCTTATTCTGAATGCGTCGCGCAGTCGTTGGGTGACGTGTATTTTTCTCatatgcgcagttttagtaaaattgacttttctgactcattaaccgttggattgaacTCAAATTTGGACAcgtggttcataacatgctattttgtattttgaccggttggattgtcaattagatgtctgtagcttgagaaatgtgtcacgcattactgcagtgattttggttttttgataataaagttttttagggattttggtgtaagaattatggttgtgtgttgtacttgattgtatggaattgcatgtacttaaatgttggcactcatttatttaggatgaatactattttgtgatatatgtatgtcatggtatgcatttataaagtatgagattaaatgaaatcttgttatgttgagtatgaaatggaaaacatgacttgTTTGGTTGGTGGTGGATTGACATGAGACCTGAATGAATGAGTATCGAATGTTTAGTCACAATGGTATACCATTTATAtgtttcaatttcaaaatatatacactGCCCATCTGCATGGACCTACAACAACTTTAATGCAAAAATTCTCATAAACTATGGAGATGGAAATCATTGTAATGAAAATGGTTTCAATATAATGTTTCGATGTCCAAAATAGTTAATTAAGGTAAACAATTAACATAACACAAGTATTCAAATAACATAACAGCCAACACCACATCCAATTATTACCGTTTGACTTAACCACAACGATAGTGCCATTAAATATGCATACACTTAATACACAACCATACGAACTTCCCCAGACACCACACAATCACAAATGATCAAAAATGCTTAAAACCACAACTCAAAAATTTGAAATGCTAAAAAACCTAAAAACCAAGGAATGACTCATTTCCTTGCAATCCATCAATGAAGATGCAAAAAATCACAATTTATCTATCTTAAAACCATAAAATCCACACAATGACCATTTATTTGTAATCAATCAATGGGTTCACACAAAAACCCTAAGGGAAAATGGAgaaataattaatctttttcaCTAATGGGAttcttttcaaattcaaatagaaAGCGTCCAAAACCCCTAATCTGTGGTGACCAAGCACAACCGTGGAAGTCAAGATGAAAGGAGAAGATGAATACTGATTTTTCGTGGGTGGAAACGAAGAAAGAAAATGGAAGGGTTACAAAATGCATACTTGATTTTCATTCTCGACGACGCCTACCGGAAATGAAAGGGAGGACGGAGTTTCGCAATTGTTGTGGGGTTCCGAGGAGAAGAAAGTGGAGCCCGAAAATGCCACCTTCGACAATGCCTAACACAAGCCATAGTGGGTGGAAAAGAATGGGGCTGGGGTTCTTCAATGGAAGCTTATGTGATTTGGGAATTTTTTAGGGTGGAGAGGAAATGGGTTCTGTTTGAAAGAATGGTGTAATGGTaagagagtgtgtgtgtgtgtatgtttgGCACAATGGTTTTTTACTTTCTCCTGCAACTTTTaagttaaggaaaaaaataaattaaaattcaataacaAATGACACGTAATGTGATAAGAGAAGTGGTAAGAAATACTAGTTAGTGTATCATTCTcgaaaatatttatgtatgtgCTTCCTAAAAGCCAAAAATCATGctgaataaaaatatgtatcttTTTCATTTGAAATATACTTATTACTTGCTGAATAAAAAAGTaagattcaaatttaatatttatcaagcaccgaaaataaaaatacatataaaatttgaCATAGGAAATGAAAATAAGCATAAAAATGTGCAACTTCACATCTTTGTTTGATCTTATTAGAAGTGAAATAGTATAATTGTGTGAATATCAATGTAACTCGgcaaataaataatacataaaaaaaaattgtgagatAAAGTTACCAAGAATACGTGTGATGCGTTCATGAGAGGAAACCTCGACACCTAAGGAACATGGGAATTATTATCATCAACATTATGTAAATGATGCatgtttaaaaatagttaaagcAAAAGAAGAACAATTCTACTTTTAAAGCAAAATAAGAAAGTTATTCGTTATTACTTTATCGACTTTAACGATAATGATCCCTGTtgtttcaataattaaatcaaaattacttGAGATGTTGGTAGAAATAGTATCcttaaaatgtattaatgttGTCTTCCTCACTTTGCGAGGATAAATCACCGAGGTTTATCACCTCAATGTGAACTGGTGTTTCTTTTCCTTTGATATTTATAATCtttgaaaaagatgaaaataatgagttaataaaattaattaaatgaaattcaaaCTCATATGACTTGAAAGGACaatgatttatttgtttataaccACTAAAGAGATCGCAACAGGATCGACAAATGAAATGTTAGTAAGGGACTTCGTTCATCGGAGAAATTGCCTCTATTAATAAGACAATTTGTTGAACAAGTTtgtctttctttattttaatcttgtaaataataaaatgtcttttcaaaatcttattttattgtcttttttaaTGCTCAATTTCA from Vigna unguiculata cultivar IT97K-499-35 chromosome 8, ASM411807v1, whole genome shotgun sequence encodes:
- the LOC114194039 gene encoding probable LRR receptor-like serine/threonine-protein kinase At3g47570 translates to MAVILFMFILSVVSQNLVHMMPRTVALSLSSESDKLALLALKLKLTKGVPNALPSWNSSLHVCEWKGVACGQRHMRVSVLHLENQTWGGTLGPSLGNLSFLTTLILYNIDLYGEIPTQIGQLKRLQLLDLSHNNLNGQIPTHLTNCSKLEVISLLENKLTGKIPSWFGSGSMTRLKQLFLGANDLVGTIPPSLGNLSSLQNISVKGNHLVGSIPHVLGQLSNLKKLDLGSNSLSGVVPYSLYNLSGIQSLALDENQLSGTFPSKMQLVFPNLRAFLVGGNQFNGTFPSSVFNITGLEKFDISSNGFSGSIPPTLGTLNKLQLFHIAYNSFGSGRARDLDFLSSLTNCTHLRILILDGNGFGGDLPRLIGNFSTNLNILSMGSNQISGTIPEGIWQLIGLADITMQTNYLVGTVPDSIVRLKNLVRLDLAENKLSGNIPTAIGNLTMLSELYLYRNRFVGDIPLTLKYCMRMQTIGVSTNNLNGDIPNQTFGNFEGLTKLDLSYNSFTGSIPSDIGNLKHLFGLYLRGNKLSGELPQELGACYGLTELALESNFFRGSIPSFLGSLGSLEFLDLSNNNFSSTIPVELQKLSYLNALNLSFNHLYGEVPTGGVFNNVTEISLIGNKDLCGGIPQLKLPACSKLSSKKHKWSFKTKLILIIAIVVGVGLVTSTLFISIYLFRKRPITPKTPSTSCSHKNKYVKVSYGDLHKATNGFSSSNLVGSGSFGSVYSGSLLPFETPIAVKVLNLEIGGASKSFAAECKALGRIMHRNLVNILTCCSSIDYNGKDFKAIVFEFMPNGTLESLLHDKVEPKSKNLSLNLDLVVNIALDVANALDYLHHDFEEAVVHCDIKPSNVLLDDEMVAHLGDFGLARLLHVATGHSSRDEVSSSAIRGTFGYIPPEYGTGCRVSAKGDMYSYGILVLEMVTGRKPTDSMFGEGLSLHKFCEMAIPEGITEIVDSRLLVPNAAEGRKVMESKIRKCLVALARIGVGCSAELPVERMDIKDVVLELHTIKQSLSLSH